In the Fibrobacter sp. UWH6 genome, GCCCTGCATAACCGCAAGGGCGCCGCACTGACAATTTCCAGCGACCAGCGTCCCGAGAGCGTGCTGAACCGCGCCGAAATTGCGGACCAGATAACCCTGACCATTTCTTTGCCCGACAGTCTTTCTCCGGCAGCCCTCTGCGATTTGCTACAGAACCTGGACCGTCTCGAGAACGTATCCATTCCTGAAGCATTGACCGTTTCCAAGGAAGAGCGCAAACAGTGGTGCGAAGAAATCAAGAAGGTAGAACTGAGCCACGAAACATTGCGCGTCATTAGCCACCTGGCAGAACTTTGCGACCAGAGCGACATCTACGTTCCGATCCGCAAGTGGCTCGCCCTAGCCAACATCGCCAGAGCCATCGCATTCTTTAACGGACGCAAGCAGACCGTCATTACCGACATTCTGTTCCTGGGCATGCCGATCTGGGGCAAGGCAACGTCCAACAGCACCATTACCGAAAATTTCCCCGGTATCGTAAAATCTGTCATGATGAGCGAAATTCCCGAAATGCTTCATGAGCCTTACGACGCCAAGACTTTGCACAGCAAGGTGAAGACCTTGCTCCACAGCAGCAACAACCTGTACGAAACAAAGATGTTCAACAACGAGCCTTGCCTTTCGTACCGCATTACCATTGCCGGCGAACCTACCCCTTTGTACGTTCCGTTACGTTATGTAGAATCCGACGAGGATTTCAATCCGTTTAACGAACTTAAACAGGTAGAAACTCGCGTCCGCTGCAACTACCATGGAACTTCCAGTTGCACCATTTCCATCGACTCCTCCGTGAAGAACGTGGGTCTCCGCAGTTCCATGTCACGAAACCTTTCGGCAACCGCAAAGTTCGAAGACTTCGCCACGCTGCCCAGCTACATCCTCAAGGAAAACGACCCCCAAGTTGCCGCCGAAAAGAAGGTCAAACTGGAAGAGTACAAGAAGGAAGCGGTCGCCCAGACCGAAAAGCAGACAAAGTATTTGTTCGCTCTTAGGGACCTTTACCAGGCCAACAAGGCCCTGCGAGAAAATCTTTTCTGCAACAAGCAGCTGTTTGATTCCATCCAGGGCGAAGTCCGTTCCATCTTCGAGGCAAACAACGTTACAGCCAACACGCTAAAGGAAACCCTGGAACTTTTCAAGAGCCTGGGCAAGACTTCGGCCACCTAGGGCCAACAACATTGTTGAATGGTTTACTTACGGAGCGCGGCCTTAGAGCCGCGTTTTTTTTTATACGATAGACGAGACGTCGTCAGGAACGACAGGGCGTACCACCAGCATCACCGCATTCTGGGAAACGATTACATAACGTTCGCCGTTCACTTCTAGTTCCGTACCGCTGGCATGGAGGTACAGGGCCTCGTCACCTTCTTTCACCTGGAGGGGTACGTAATTCACGTTATCACTGGATTCTCCGCGGAATACGGCATCAGGATCCTGGCTGGCAGGAATCGGGTACCCCGGGCCAACCTTCACCACCAATCCCGTATGCACCGCATCATGTTCCTTGACACTGGGCGGCAGGTAAAGGCCACTTCCGGTCTTGTTGGCAGATTCAAGGGGCTTGATTAAAATACGGTCTCCAATGACCACGATATTCTTCAACGGATTCAGCATACCCTAAAGATAGAATTTCTTTTTCTCTATATTTACAAGGTGATCTTTATCGTTCTGTGGACAGCCATCATTGCCTTTTTGGCCACCTACCTCCTGAAAAGCCCCAAAGTCAGGAGTTGGCTTAAGGTATTGATCCGGGCAAAGCTCCTTAGGCGGGTAATCATCTGCACCACAGTCATCATAGCGGCAATCATCATCGCCTACAAGGTACATCCGGTTCCCGAAATCCAGTCCACCGACGACCATTCCGTATTCATGGAATACTCCGCAAAGGCGGTCCACAAGATTGCCTCTACAGAAAATCTGACCTTGAATTCTTCCTGCGACCTGAGCCGTCCAAAATCAGAGTTGTCCTATATTCTGCCGCTAATTCTAAACACCTACGCAGACGTGGTCGATAAGCCCACAAAGCCAGTTCTTGTTCGACTTGACGACACCTTGCAAATTGAACTTCGCGGATATAAGCAATTCAAGAATCGAGGTTTCAAGCTAAAAAAGCTCCTGCAAAAGAAACTGGGAAACCGCTACAAGGTCGCCATACTTAGCGACGAGTCTACGACCCACACCTTGCAGATATCCTATGAAGGCACGCCCTGGAACAAGGAACAGCTTATAGCCCTCCCCGTTATGGAAGCCGCCAAGGAAAACCAGGTTGACCCCGCCCTTCTTATGTCTTTGATCAGGCACGTTTCCAACTTTGACTTTAACTTCAGGGGACCCAAGGATACCCACGGTCTTTTAGCCATGGGCGGCCATAAGGCACAGGATCACATTATCCACGCCAATGATCCGACTGAAAAAAAGGATCCCGAAATAGATGGACTGAATCAGATTTTCGAGGGAGCCAAAAGGTTGGGCAAACAGCTACAGGTTCTTAGTCTCGAAAATACAATCGCCACTTTTTACCCAGAACAGGGAATGAACTACACCGACGCCCAATGGACAAAATCACCCCTCATCAAAAGTTGGGTGGACCAGGTCATGGCAGACATCCAGTTCTATCGCGAAAATGGGTTAAAGCCTTTGGATTAAGGTGAACAAGGGCTAGGTGCATTTTTCTATCTTGTGCCTTCGTGATTCAAGTACAGAACGTTACAAAGTCTTTTGGCATGCAGGTCCTTCTGGACCAGGCAAGCTTTTTGGTAGGCCCCCGCGAACGCGTCGGTCTCGTAGGTAGAAACGGTTGCGGTAAGTCAACCCTTTTCAAGATGATCCTTGGCCAGGAATGCCTGGACGGTGGCGTCATCGACATTCCTAAAAAGTATACGCTGGGCTATCTGCAGCAGCACATCAACTTTACCAAGCCCACGGTTCATGAAGAAGCCTGCAGCGTGCTGAAGCCCAATGAAGACGGCTGGATTGAAGAACACAAGGTGGAAGCAATTCTCTTCGGTCTGGGTTTCGATGAAGAATCCATGCAGAAGGACCCAATGCTTCTTTCCGGCGGTTTCCAGATCCGTCTGAACTTGGCAAAGGTGCTGGCCTCCGAACCCGACATGCTTCTGCTTGACGAACCTACCAACTATCTGGACATTGTGTCTATGCGTTGGCTCAGTCGCTTCCTCAGAAACTGGAAGGGCGAAGTGTTGCTCATTACCCATGACCATCATTTCATGGATGAAGTCTGCACCCACACCATCGGCATTCACCGTCACAAGATTCGCAAGGTCAAGGGCACTGTAGAAAAGCTTCGCGAAACCATCGCCGAAGAAGAAGAAGTGGCCATGCGCACCCAGGAAAACGAGGCCAAGAAAAAGGCCCAGCTAGATCAGCTCATCGAACGCTTCCGTTACAAGGCCGCCAAGGCTGCCATGGTGCAGTCCAAGATCAAGGCCGCCGCAAAGCTTGCCACTGGTGAGCGCCTGACCCACGAACGCAATCTGGATTTCAGCTTTACCGAGGCTCCCTTCCCCGGCAAGCGTATGCTCCAGGTTCACAGCCTCCACTTTAAATACAGTGAAGGTCCCGAACTCATAACCGACCTGGAATTCGAAGTTTTCAAGGGCGACCGCATTGCCATCATTGGCCCCAACGGTCGCGGTAAAACCACCCTGCTGAACCTGATCGCAAAGGAACTGCAGCCTACCTCTGGCGAAATCTGCCACAATCCCAACCTGCAGATTAACTACTTCGGCCAGACAAACATCAACCGCCTCAATCTGGACAACACGGTGGAAGAAGAAATCGCCACCGCCATCAAGGAAGTTTCCCAGAAGAGTCGTGCCCGCGGTCTCGCAGGCCTCAT is a window encoding:
- a CDS encoding ABC-F family ATP-binding cassette domain-containing protein, which encodes MIQVQNVTKSFGMQVLLDQASFLVGPRERVGLVGRNGCGKSTLFKMILGQECLDGGVIDIPKKYTLGYLQQHINFTKPTVHEEACSVLKPNEDGWIEEHKVEAILFGLGFDEESMQKDPMLLSGGFQIRLNLAKVLASEPDMLLLDEPTNYLDIVSMRWLSRFLRNWKGEVLLITHDHHFMDEVCTHTIGIHRHKIRKVKGTVEKLRETIAEEEEVAMRTQENEAKKKAQLDQLIERFRYKAAKAAMVQSKIKAAAKLATGERLTHERNLDFSFTEAPFPGKRMLQVHSLHFKYSEGPELITDLEFEVFKGDRIAIIGPNGRGKTTLLNLIAKELQPTSGEICHNPNLQINYFGQTNINRLNLDNTVEEEIATAIKEVSQKSRARGLAGLMMFSGDNALKKIKVLSGGERSRVLLGKILAEECNLLLLDEPTNHLDMESIESLIDALEDYEGSAMVVTHDEELLHAFANRLVVFDGGQCRIFEGSYADFLEKVGWAAEKKPGGMDGENAKLSNIDVTKDAVQAKSDVPSAKMDRKARADYIAERSKVIKPLEKAIAKIEDDIAKAEELSGELEAKLVAASESGDGAAITAIAKDMDDVKKKIDDLYSQYELKSAELDAAKDKYPLD
- a CDS encoding co-chaperone GroES family protein, with amino-acid sequence MLNPLKNIVVIGDRILIKPLESANKTGSGLYLPPSVKEHDAVHTGLVVKVGPGYPIPASQDPDAVFRGESSDNVNYVPLQVKEGDEALYLHASGTELEVNGERYVIVSQNAVMLVVRPVVPDDVSSIV